One Balnearium lithotrophicum genomic window carries:
- the hemW gene encoding radical SAM family heme chaperone HemW encodes MRRNLVNSLYVHVPFCRKKCPYCDFYSGNFFELKDDYKKAIFKELSIRAPEFSQFPTVYFGGGTPSLMEASFFETLLSKLSQFSEVTVEVNPEDAKRDFLSSLNSVGVNRISLGVQSFSDKFLKFLGRGQNREDNVRALEETLSLFSNVSADIIYGIPGQSIEEFLEDLEFLLKFPVKHVSLYALTIYEGTPFEELLNAGKFSLPEEEKVSKMYYEAVELLESRGFKQYEISNFSVPGFESKHNLSYWRLENYVGLGPSAASFEDGVYTKNISDIGEYISKINEETLPIEEREEFRGRGLKEIKLIMGLRLTEGVDVKEIGIEEEMDRALKSSEVLKGLIDEGYLIYEFPKLKLDKRAYFTSNAVISLLIKELWEV; translated from the coding sequence TTGAGAAGGAACTTGGTTAATTCCCTTTACGTTCACGTTCCCTTCTGTAGAAAAAAGTGTCCCTACTGCGATTTCTACTCTGGGAACTTTTTCGAATTGAAGGATGACTACAAGAAGGCCATTTTTAAGGAGCTTTCAATCAGAGCTCCAGAGTTTTCCCAGTTTCCAACAGTTTACTTTGGAGGCGGCACTCCATCGCTCATGGAGGCTTCATTTTTTGAAACCCTACTTTCGAAGTTGAGTCAATTTTCAGAAGTTACAGTTGAGGTTAACCCTGAGGATGCAAAAAGGGATTTCCTCTCCTCACTCAATTCAGTAGGAGTAAACAGAATTAGCCTTGGAGTTCAAAGTTTCTCCGATAAATTTCTAAAATTTTTAGGAAGAGGACAGAACAGAGAGGATAACGTAAGAGCTCTTGAGGAGACGCTATCTCTCTTCTCCAACGTATCAGCCGACATTATCTACGGTATTCCGGGACAGAGTATTGAGGAGTTTTTAGAGGATTTGGAATTTCTACTTAAGTTTCCAGTAAAACACGTCTCCCTCTACGCCCTAACTATTTATGAGGGAACTCCCTTTGAGGAGCTCCTTAATGCAGGGAAATTTTCGCTGCCTGAGGAGGAAAAGGTATCAAAGATGTACTATGAGGCAGTTGAACTGCTTGAAAGCAGGGGATTCAAACAGTACGAAATTTCAAACTTTTCGGTTCCCGGCTTTGAATCGAAACACAATTTAAGTTACTGGAGATTGGAAAACTACGTAGGTCTTGGCCCTTCGGCTGCTTCCTTTGAGGATGGAGTTTACACAAAGAATATTAGCGACATTGGAGAGTACATAAGTAAAATAAATGAGGAGACTCTACCTATCGAGGAGAGAGAAGAGTTTAGAGGAAGGGGTTTAAAGGAGATTAAGCTCATTATGGGGCTCAGATTAACCGAAGGAGTAGACGTTAAAGAGATAGGGATTGAAGAGGAAATGGATAGAGCTCTAAAGAGTTCAGAGGTTCTAAAAGGTTTAATCGATGAAGGCTACCTAATCTATGAATTTCCTAAATTAAAACTTGACAAAAGGGCATACTTTACATCAAATGCAGTTATATCCCTCTTAATTAAGGAACTCTGGGAGGTCTAA